A single Streptomyces sp. 2114.4 DNA region contains:
- a CDS encoding DUF1266 domain-containing protein, with translation MNMWILAVTLVKMAIGRPAHKRYPGVLTGHQKWIVSLDAILAERSWGHRHLALYPLKRINPLQSRVSLKTSWGVTSPESFHSTLQWLATEGHRMQMAPALGRPPVAWDFGRYVWIVRAGFAAGYVDEPGAWQLLGNAVAPVAQTYRSWQQFADDFVAGRELWMRSAGSEWSGTQEDTVSAVRSLLDPANGESPWQQVPWETIYQVDQQIGRH, from the coding sequence ATGAACATGTGGATTCTTGCGGTCACGCTGGTGAAGATGGCCATCGGACGGCCGGCTCACAAGCGCTATCCCGGCGTCCTGACCGGCCATCAAAAGTGGATCGTCTCGCTCGATGCGATACTCGCGGAGCGCAGTTGGGGCCATCGCCATCTTGCGCTCTATCCGTTGAAGCGGATCAACCCCCTGCAATCCCGTGTGAGTCTGAAGACCAGCTGGGGTGTCACCTCGCCCGAGAGTTTCCACTCGACCCTGCAGTGGCTGGCCACCGAGGGCCACCGGATGCAGATGGCTCCGGCGCTCGGGCGCCCGCCGGTGGCGTGGGACTTCGGCCGTTACGTCTGGATCGTCCGCGCGGGGTTCGCCGCCGGGTACGTCGACGAACCGGGTGCCTGGCAGTTGCTGGGCAATGCCGTGGCGCCCGTGGCCCAGACCTACCGGTCCTGGCAGCAGTTCGCCGACGACTTCGTGGCCGGGCGGGAGCTGTGGATGCGCTCGGCGGGCAGCGAATGGTCCGGAACGCAGGAGGACACCGTCAGCGCGGTGCGAAGCCTGCTGGATCCCGCGAACGGTGAAAGCCCCTGGCAGCAGGTGCCGTGGGAGACCATCTACCAGGTCGATCAGCAGATCGGCCGACACTGA